A portion of the Juglans microcarpa x Juglans regia isolate MS1-56 chromosome 1D, Jm3101_v1.0, whole genome shotgun sequence genome contains these proteins:
- the LOC121237296 gene encoding uncharacterized protein LOC121237296: MPVSGNEETGVKPISRQASDYIAGVPIKKRRFPLPWLSPPPSEELTSFAAENNSLTGPSDLLQEQSDSLQKEQSDSLQKKQSSPSWGSTISTASAATCYSGISDAHKKPVSEEPKENSDHINVTLFQNIPNYRVKLEEPRLRIHSGSVGNMDCKDKLVAAKNSELPITLAKTKLKVAPNEALVLTMGKETYSNEKSEGNYLSKKLEGKCKAEIPTIPGNIELTLGLKEHLFPALAGQNSDGTGQKKDSLEPCSLNLSLSNANSSIQWKKDDVELNNGVQLCANRANWDLNVLMDAWQCSASDAAADQVSVDDFNPTDRTHDIKPFICSTGMIGTASSSEHNSVSENRANLDISSKLSGQQNEIVDSLHLGLSPASFQSQVSQEPSCFSAKEDFGRVFPNMSLPRLEASTSNLDRVNHRTVKSEPFDESMKLDNIGTKGYSMGLLNSRTLKHELVDCSLAKSSNISALKLGGPESIKTEPVREDRQALNKIEGTSRVEKQVLQGLSNHSIAMSLPETAPMSCTAVEPSCSTELIIAGDVANNFQHSRCTEGAHSNGEVVPQEAWERTQPVASETVDTAVGHNGKESNTSVMTDDNVRAEDGNSDDPEQCRLQCMNDHLPDMRVSEDSVSDEEKIEISADMLEDSYSSDYESDGNHSLARAMDTKQDGEEDDYEDGEVREPLVDNAVEEEPICEKEAEHVDHGDSDNRKMDIIGQDGDYHATSCHVEEKDYKTEDPDETSNKDNSNNDDRVEGVSWSSADKLTCSQESPDVEKLSGAGMKRPINEIQGKPRDQSGSKDCLKEQEKESSSEQTSKGNQEAVATVDENVKKILMLEKNDAALPKMEASADGDDVANDVNNGGIRSRIINLSRASHLLSPGKTRPISARSLPSQAGTEIPDVVLEGENLHPQGRDELYMDGSHKFSRERHQDNSPRNPRLNFMRGRGRITSRLDTLHGDWDSDHDFNSGFYNGATEFRVPRHKYASAVPDTDLEYNSYNIAPEGSFFGTGRGRRKHLNDDIFRRIPSRRQSSGGRDIPAARGGGQMIRRVTRNVSPGRCVDEDGSVVVGPRHSEKFVRVFTDDTMEPMFTRPQPAYEGLGGHFARGTRNFSSVQRRGLPRMHSKSPIRSRSRSPVPWPSPRRRSQDGFGGPPELIHRRSPPIYRMERMRSPDRPCFTGDLMVRRHGSPPYFSRSSNDLRDMDSGRDNGHPRSVIPNRSQSGRILLRNRQFDAINPREKTGSDEYFGGPMNTGRLHELSGDANGDDRRRFGGRRGPVRSFRPPYNDANGEGFHLNSEDGPRPFRFYPEDDSEFHQRGSLRDRGFDQRIKNQPGNAHRRTRSIEEQEVNYRRGGQVWQDDGFDEISRVKRKRF, from the exons ATGCCTGTATCAGGCAATGAAGAG ACTGGGGTTAAACCCATTTCCAGGCAGGCTAGTGATTACATTGCTGGGGTTCCTATCAAGAAGAGGAGGTTCCCATTGCCATGGCTTTCTCCACCTCCATCTGAAGAACTGACTTCTTTTGCAGCAGAAAACAATTCATTAACTGGTCCATCGGATTTGCTGCAGGAGCAATCCGATTCGCTTCAAAAGGAGCAATCCGATTCGCTACAAAAGAAACAATCTAGCCCATCTTGGGGGTCCACTATATCAACTGCTAGTGCTGCAACATGTTATTCTGGTATATCTGATGCACACAAGAAACCTGTATCTGAGGAGCCCAAAGAAAATTCTGATCATATTAATGTTACTTTGTTCCAAAACATTCCTAACTATAGAGTCAAACTCGAAGAACCACGCCTAAGAATTCACTCTGGTTCTGTGGGTAACATGGATTGCAAAGATAAGCTTGTTGCAGCCAAGAACTCTGAATTGCCGATAACATTGGCAAAAACGAAGTTGAAGGTAGCACCAAATGAAGCTCTTGTGCTTACCATGGGCAAAGAGACATATAGCAATGAAAAATCTGAAGgcaattatttatcaaaaaaactTGAAGGCAAGTGTAAAGCAGAAATTCCTACCATTCCAGGGAATATTGAACTGACATTAGGATTAAAGGAACATCTTTTTCCAGCATTGGCAGGTCAAAACAGTGATGGAACAGGCCAGAAAAAGGATAGTTTAGAACCCTGTTCTCTGAATTTATCTTTGAGCAACGCAAATAGCAGTATCCAGTGGAAAAAGGATGATGTTGAGTTGAATAACGGTGTACAGTTGTGTGCTAATAGGGCAAACTGGGATCTGAATGTTTTGATGGATGCGTGGCAATGTTCTGCGAGCGATGCAGCTGCAGATCAGGTATCTGTTGATGACTTCAATCCAACTGATCGTACTCATGATATAAAACCTTTCATATGCTCAACTGGGATGATTGGCACTGCTTCATCTTCTGAACACAATAGCGTGAGTGAGAACAGAGCTAATTTAGACATATCATCTAAACTGTCTGGCCAACAAAATGAAATTGTTGACTCGCTTCATTTAGGCCTTAGTCCAGCTTCTTTTCAGTCACAGGTGAGCCAGGAACCTTCCTGCTTTTCTGCCAAAGAAGATTTTGGCAGGGTTTTTCCCAATATGAGCTTGCCTAGATTGGAGGCATCAACTAGCAATTTGGACAGAGTTAATCATAGGACCGTGAAATCAGAACCATTTGATGAGAGCATGAAGTTAGATAATATTGGAACTAAAGGTTATAGTATGGGACTATTAAACAGTAGAACACTAAAGCATGAATTAGTTGACTGCAGTCTTGCCAAGTCTTCAAATATTAGCGCCCTGAAATTAGGTGGTCCTGAATCCATTAAAACAGAACCAGTGCGTGAGGATAGACAAGCACTCAATAAAATAGAGGGGACATCACGGGTAGAAAAACAAGTGCTACAGGGTTTAAGTAATCATTCTATTGCCATGTCATTGCCCGAAACTGCACCAATGTCCTGCACTGCAGTCGAGCCTTCTTGTTCTACAGAGCTGATTATAGCCGGTGATGTAGCAAACAACTTTCAACATTCTAGGTGCACTGAAGGGGCGCATAGTAATGGGGAGGTGGTGCCTCAAGAAGCTTGGGAAAGGACTCAGCCGGTTGCTTCAGAAACAGTTGATACAGCTGTGGGTCATAATGGTAAAGAATCAAATACTTCTGTGATGACTGATGATAATGTAAGAGCTGAAGATGGAAATAGTGATGATCCTGAGCAGTGTAGATTACAATGCATGAATGACCACCTCCCTGATATGCGGGTTAGTGAAGATTCAGTAAGTGATGAGGAGAAGATCGAAATATCAGCTGATATGTTAGAAGATTCTTATAGTTCTGATTACGAGTCGGATGGGAATCATTCTTTAGCTAGGGCTATGGATACAAAACAAGATGGTGAAGAAGACGACTATGAAGATGGTGAGGTCCGAGAACCTTTAGTGGATAATGCAGTAGAGGAGGAGCCTATATGTGAGAAAGAAGCTGAACATGTTGATCACGGTGACTCTGATAATAGAAAGATGGACATTATTGGACAGGATGGTGATTATCATGCTACTTCATGTCATGTTGAGGAAAAAGACTATAAAACAGAAGATCCTGATGAAACAAGCAACAAAGATAATAGCAATAATGATGATAGAGTGGAGGGGGTGTCCTGGAGCAGTGCTGATAAACTTACATGCTCGCAAGAATCACCGGATGTTGAAAAGCTGAGTGGAGCTGGAATGAAGAGGCCAATTAATGAGATTCAAGGAAAACCACGTGATCAATCGGGTAGTAAAGATTGCTTGAAGGAACAGGAGAAAGAATCATCGTCTGAACAAACTTCTAAAGGAAACCAAGAAGCTGTTGCCACTGTAGAtgagaatgttaaaaaaattctcatgcTGGAAAAGAATGATGCAGCTCTGCCAAAGATGGAAGCATCTGCAGATGGTGATGATGTGGCTAACGATGTCAACAATGGTGGTATTAGGAGCCGTATTATAAATTTGTCTCGAGCTTCTCATTTGTTATCTCCTGGTAAAACAAGACCTATTTCTGCCAGATCATTGCCATCACAAGCTGGAACGGAGATACCCGATGTAGTACTTGAGGGAGAAAACTTACATCCCCAAGGGAG agatgaattATACATGGATGGCTCCCACAAATTTTCACGAGAGAGGCACCAAGATAACTCACCCAGAAATCCTAGGTTAAATTTTATGCGGGGAAGAGGGAGGATCACTAGTCGGTTAGACACTTTACATGGTGACTGGGATTCTGACCATGACTTCAATTCAGGATTTTATAATGGGGCAACAGAGTTTCGTGTCCCCAGACATAAATATGCATCTGCTGTGCCTGACACTGACCTTgaatataatagttataataTTGCACCGGAAGGTTCATTTTTTGGCACTGGTCGGGGAAGGAGGAAGCATTTAAATGATGACATTTTTCGCCGTATACCATCAAGAAGACAATCTTCAGGTGGGAGAGACATCCCTGCTGCACGTGGCGGTGGTCAAATGATTCGCAGAGTTACTAGAAATGTGAGCCCTGGTAGATGTGTTGATGAAGATGGTTCGGTAGTGGTTGGACCTAGGCATAGTGAGAAGTTTGTAAGGGTTTTTACTGATGATACAATGGAACCAATGTTCACACGTCCTCAACCTGCCTATGAAGGATTAGGTGGCCATTTTGCCCGAGGTACTAGAAACTTTTCTTCTGTTCAGAGAAGGGGTCTTCCCCGAATGCATTCAAAATCTCCAATAAGATCCAGATCTCGTTCTCCTGTCCCATGGCCATCTCCAAGGAGAAGATCCCAAGATGGTTTTGGTGGACCTCCAGAATTGATTCATCGACGATCTCCTCCAATTTATAGGATGGAGAGGATGAGATCTCCAGATCGCCCTTGTTTCACTGGAGACCTGATGGTCAGGAGGCATGGCTCCCCACCGTATTTTTCACGATCATCTAATGATTTGAGGGATATGGATTCTGGACGGGACAATGGTCATCCAAGATCTGTAATTCCGAATAGGAGCCAATCTGGTCGGATTTTACTCAGAAACCGGCAATTTGATGCTATAAATCCCCGAGAAAAAACAGGCAGTGATGAGTATTTTGGGGGCCCAATGAATACCGGTCGGTTGCATGAGCTTAGTGGTGATGCGAATGGTGATGATAGAAGAAGGTTTGGTGGGAGACGTGGACCTGTCCGTTCATTTAGGCCTCCTTATAATGATGCTAATGGTGAGGgttttcatcttaattcagaGGATGGCCCCAGGCCTTTTAGGTTCTATCCAGAAGATGATTCAGAATTCCATCAAAGAGGCAGTCTCAGGGATCGGGGGTTTGACCAAAGGATTAAGAATCAGCCAGGAAATGCACATAGAAGAACAAGAAGCATTGAAGAGCAGGAAGTAAATTACAGGCGTGGGGGGCAGGTGTGGCAGGATGATGGGTTTGATGAGATCTCACGTGTGAAGAGGAAAAGATTTTGA